Proteins co-encoded in one Brassica oleracea var. oleracea cultivar TO1000 chromosome C4, BOL, whole genome shotgun sequence genomic window:
- the LOC106339960 gene encoding transcription factor PAR2-like, with protein MTHISLPLLFQHNLSPSLPPSMEKTLATSNTKRSSPSPSIAVNARPAGFKRRTRQRLSDETASVRESCVEDDDEEGVEEKIEALQTIVPGGAALGVDALFEETASYILALQCQINAIKVLTSFLESCEKDDDMKFGG; from the coding sequence ATGACACACATCTCTTTACCCCTTTTATTCCAACACAACCTCTCTCCCTCTCTCCCTCCGTCAATGGAGAAAACCCTAGCGACTTCCAATACCAAACGCTCTTCTCCGTCGCCTTCAATCGCCGTGAACGCACGTCCCGCTGGTTTCAAGCGCAGAACCAGACAAAGATTGTCAGATGAAACGGCGAGTGTAAGAGAGAGCTGCGTAGAAGATGATGATGAAGAAGGAGTGGAGGAGAAGATTGAAGCTCTTCAGACAATAGTACCAGGAGGAGCGGCGCTTGGAGTGGACGCGCTGTTTGAAGAGACAGCAAGTTACATATTGGCTCTGCAATGTCAGATCAATGCCATTAAAGTTCTTACTTCATTTCTTGAGAGTTGTGAGAAGGATGATGATATGAAGTTTGGAGGTTGA